A DNA window from Plasmodium vinckei vinckei genome assembly, chromosome: PVVCY_02 contains the following coding sequences:
- a CDS encoding asparagine and aspartate rich protein 2, putative, whose product MDEKRKHHKKKKVGKKAKNKKINKNVNKKYHKAFTFSGGINSAHRRKQHLYELEEKKLRIDKTIKEGYKNSPLIIAIHGPKGVGKSTLMKSIIKHYVGININEIDRPISIFTKNLKRYTFIEINDDILHMIDVAKIADICLLVIDGSFGFELETLEFTSILNTHGMPKVIGVVTHMDKFKDNKSIRKRKKKINKRFSEEMVEGSKIFFLSGIQNNRYNKTEIRNLCKFLSVMKRPLISWRDQHGYILGLKLDIEDDESYKNQNDFLKKQDALMDDNDLRLEKFLDKCEDEVPVYVEGYVYGSKMYKNQIVHIPNIGDVKIENIKILQDPFKINQEKKTPSIYAPMSDVGNLSFDFDNMYIHIPNNKVNFTKPELLMEKTDQAEASDTTGEDNDDDAKQSGGTDDDDDEDEDESDDESDSDIGKHDSERKGGENSKYMTDSIKMIRELQDCKYVFSKNPDEDDIKLFDVKENDMERGLGQRRKAPSNVYISEKQKKKKMAENYVNEKSREYNKLQSILFEKKNKEDDYNYMSNINISDNEDNDENDKSYSEFYNKYALQRDKEIENLQYDYSENEQMDLTNLNNDMNPYSNIANLLAFENKINIDVFLYNHNYINRINNCLYFKGDLINIINMEKRKITNTDIPNQDINMHIIKNTLCTDTLNIEENKQNNYSYIHSSNYFINHIDSFNMTNDDIFIFNNLSIFIGDIVQEELVDNFFSKYEELYSSCFVKSEEEDEEEENEMEGEEEENDEKSSKMDNTPKSGNTTRPIDENLKLLKEKKEKEKEKFLETEEVGVLSNMYGSSVNIGEYVKIEMIIKRSKLGVLKNNLIICGGLQSYEEKDSVIHCRVKKHRWFPKVMRSNDPLIFSVGWRRYQSIPIYSINERNNVRTRFLKYTTEHMHCNCTFYGPLSGVNSGILAIYNYKKIPFYRICINGIILETNNNINIMKKLKLIGEPYKIFKNTAFIKNMFNSDLEVCKFINCPVITPSGIKGLIKNKLNDKGDFRCTFSDQIKKSDIVILKLYVNVSIKKYYNYDIENRLKSINELRYIYNIYVNHSNGYRKMPFRHFYHNKIYVKPQLLKQLPFKSKPKLFKKINHENDVKNDTKKNDTINFKALENPKLAAKWYQMLHSIKKNIILKRKEKAKLSYHKKLKAKIKIQEEKDKVVKQRKKASYLKNRKAK is encoded by the coding sequence aaaaatgtgaataaaaaatatcataagGCTTTTACTTTTAGTGGGGGAATAAATAGTGCCCATAGAAGAAAACAACATTTATATGAGCTTGAAGAGAAAAAGTTACGTATtgataaaacaataaaagaaggatataaaaatagtccTCTTATTATAGCAATTCATGGGCCTAAGGGTGTAGGAAAAAGCACATTAATGAAAAGCATTATTAAACATTATGTTggtattaatattaatgaaattgATAGACCTATAtctatttttacaaaaaatttaaaaagatatacatttatagaaattaatgatgatatattacatatgaTTGATGTTGCAAAAATTGCagatatttgtttattagtTATTGATGGAAGTTTTGGATTTGAATTAGAAACATTAGAATTTACAAGCATCTTAAATACTCATGGGATGCCTAAAGTTATTGGGGTTGTTACTCATATGGATAAAtttaaagataataaaagtataagaaaaagaaaaaaaaaaattaataaacgGTTTTCAGAAGAGATGGTTGAAGgatcaaaaatattttttcttagtggtatacaaaataatagatataataaaaccGAAATTCGAAACTTATGTAAATTCTTATCAGTTATGAAAAGGCCATTAATATCTTGGAGAGATCAACATGGTTATATCCTTGGCTTAAAATTAGATATTGAAGATGATGAAtcttataaaaatcaaaatgattttttaaaaaaacaagatGCTTTGATGGATGACAATGATTTGAGGTTAGAAAAATTTCTCGATAAATGTGAAGATGAAGTACCTGTATATGTAGAGGGATATGTATATGGCtcaaaaatgtataaaaatcaaattgTTCATATACCAAACATTGGTGatgtaaaaatagaaaatataaaaattttacaagatccatttaaaataaaccaagaaaaaaaaactccAAGTATTTATGCCCCAATGTCTGATGTTGGAAATTTATCTTTTGACTTTGACAATATGTACATCCATATTCCCAATAATAAAGTGAACTTCACAAAGCCAGAGCTACTTATGGAAAAAACAGATCAGGCCGAGGCCAGTGACACCACGGGAGAAGATAACGATGATGATGCCAAACAAAGCGGTGGCACGGACGACGACGACGATGAGGATGAGGATGAAAGTGATGATGAAAGCGATAGTGATATTGGCAAGCATGATTCGGAAAGGAAAGGAGGTGAAAATTCAAAGTACATGACAGATagcataaaaatgataaggGAATTGCAAGATTGTAAATACgttttttctaaaaatcctgatgaagatgatataaaattatttgatgtaaaagaaaatgatatgGAAAGAGGGTTAGGACAAAGACGTAAAGCACCAtcaaatgtatatattagtgaaaaacaaaaaaaaaaaaaaatggctGAAAATTATGTTAATGAAAAGTCTagagaatataataaacttcaatcaattttatttgaaaaaaaaaataaagaagatgactataattatatgtcaaatataaatatatcagataatgaagataatgatgaaaatgataaaagtTATAGTGagttttataataaatacgCTTTACAAAGAGATAAAGAAATCGAAAATTTACAATATGACTATTCAGAAAATGAACAAATGGatttaacaaatttaaataatgacaTGAATCCATATTCTAACATTGCTAACCTTCTTgcttttgaaaataaaataaatatagatgtatttttatataatcataattatataaatagaataaataattgtttatattttaaaggagatttaataaatattataaatatggaaaaaagaaaaataactAATACCGACATACCGAACcaagatataaatatgcatataataaaaaatacacttTGTACTGATACATTAAATATcgaagaaaataaacaaaacaatTATAGTTACATCCATTCAAGtaactattttattaatcatATTGATTCATTTAATATGACAAATgatgatatttttatatttaataatctTAGCATATTTATAGGAGATATTGTACAAGAAGAATTGGtagataattttttttcgaaatACGAGGAGTTATATAGCTCGTGCTTCGTGAAAAGTGAGGAGGAAGATGAAGAGGAAGAAAATGAGATGGAAGGTGAAGAggaagaaaatgatgaaaaaagtaGCAAAATGGATAATACTCCAAAATCTGGGAATACTACGCGACCCATTGATGAAAACCTCAAACTgcttaaagaaaaaaaggaaaaagaaaaagagaaaTTTTTAGAGACAGAAGAAGTTGGAGTTTTAAGTAATATGTATGGATCATCAGTAAATATAGGtgaatatgtaaaaatagaaatgattataaaaagaaGTAAATTAggtgttttaaaaaataatttaataatatgtgGAGGATTACAAAGttatgaagaaaaagatTCAGTAATACATTGTAGAGTTAAAAAACATAGATGGTTTCCAAAAGTTATGAGATCTAATGAtcctttaatattttcagtTGGATGGAGAAGATATCAAAGTATACCTATATATTCAATAaatgaaagaaataatGTAAGGACTcgatttttaaaatacacAACAGAACATATGCATTGTAATTGTACATTTTATGGACCATTATCGGGTGTTAATAGTGGTATATTagctatttataattataaaaagatTCCATTTTATcgtatatgtataaatggaataatattagaaacaaataataatataaatattatgaaaaaattaaaattaattggtgaaccatataaaatatttaaaaatacagcttttataaaaaatatgtttaattcCGATTTAGAAGtttgtaaatttattaattgtCCTGTTATTACACCTAGTGGAATCAAAGGCcttatcaaaaataaactaaATGATAAGGGTGATTTTAGATGTACATTTTCagatcaaataaaaaaaagtgatatagttatattaaagttatatgtaaatgtttctattaaaaaatattataattatgatatagaaaatagattaaaatcaataaatgaattaagatatatatataatatatatgttaatcATTCAAATGGATATCGAAAAATGCCTTTTagacatttttatcataacaaaatttatgtaaaaCCACAACTCTTAAAACAATTGCCTTTCAAATCGAAACCCAAATTGTTCAAAAAGATTAATCATGAAAATGACGTTAAAAATGACACCAAGAAAAATGAtacaattaattttaaagcTTTAGAAAATCCTAAATTAGCTGCCAAATGGTATCAAATGCTACattcaattaaaaaaaatattattttaaaacgaAAAGAAAAGGCAAAATTATcatatcataaaaaattaaaagcaaaaataaaaatacaagaAGAAAAAGACAAAGTTGTCAAACAAAGGAAAAAAGCTTCCTACTTAAAAAATCGGAAAGCCAAATAA
- a CDS encoding 2-C-methyl-D-erythritol 4-phosphate cytidylyltransferase, putative, translating to MNILWVTLSCIFFNYYLFNDPYYFAHTLKIYNFQKDKIIEQKGVNWGGMPLYGKGINFYTQNNVKNNKLRKKNQEKQKIFQFIYTHFKSSNKKDGNSFPSLNYYNKSTNVSNHWCCKKGIYDDRGNIYMSAQNEKHINIHNENIMENIDIKEIKKYEKNINKKNIHAIFLCGGVGKRTELTSRKQFLNLDNIPLFIYSFNLFIKCNYIKSISLVCDSNFFHQIVENINVYNPLLLKKKIKNNFLKVASDNILEKENNLKEISENNEQDKTAILKYIKENKYIIYDNEKNKCIFDMEELLNDLKGKKKNNKIYKIKPKDIDTNRYKLISIVGSGPERFDSFLNALKPLDIYENNEEYIYKVLESYLKKNPHLNSKFNIEFDYDYLYKGKNDENIVKKKKEYITDILVHDGARPFLSEFDFFNLIYQSSLGKNVILGSKATDTIKLLNTNEEENDGYHSIKKTIDRKVIFQAQTPQIFESKTLLKILPYFISPSKSTTTNNNTLSDQNKSQFTDTSSVVQYFTKNKIITLQATFPNFKITTPSDVFQSAFFMKYIYNSNASNDAYRNLFKEEYINSDSNYILTNQFNNFFFFDSLNKKQKMLYQHFYYKHAYNNILASDNDLKNK from the coding sequence ATGAATATTCTTTGGGTAACCTTGAgttgcatatttttcaattacTACCTATTTAATGAcccttattattttgcaCACACTTTaaagatatataattttcaaaaagataaaataatagaacAAAAAGGAGTTAATTGGGGTGGTATGCCCTTATATGGGAAGGGGATAAATTTTTACAcacaaaataatgttaagaataataaattgcgtaaaaaaaatcaagaaaaacaaaaaatatttcaatttaTTTACACACATTTTAAATCTTCGAATAAAAAGGATGGAAATAGTTTTCCttctttaaattattacaataAATCTACAAATGTTAGTAATCACTGGTGTTGTAAAAAAGGTATTTACGATGATAggggaaatatatatatgtcagcccaaaatgaaaaacatattaacattcacaatgaaaatataatggaaaatattgatataaaagaaataaaaaaatatgaaaaaaatataaacaaaaaaaatatacatgctatatttttatgtggTGGTGTTGGGAAAAGAACTGAATTAACTTCaagaaaacaatttttgaATTTAGACAATATTcctctttttatatattcatttaatttatttataaaatgtaattaTATCAAATCAATTAGTTTAGTTTGTGATTCAAACTTTTTTCATCAAAttgttgaaaatattaatgtttataatcctttactattaaaaaaaaaaattaaaaataattttcttaaaGTAGCTAGCgataatatattagaaaaggaaaataatttaaaagaaataagtgaaaataatgaacaaGACAAAACAGcaattttgaaatatataaaagaaaataaatatatcatatatgacaatgaaaaaaacaagtGTATCTTTGATATGGaagaattattaaatgatttaaaagggaaaaaaaaaaataataaaatatataaaataaagccAAAAGACATTGATACAAATAGATATAAGTTAATATCTATTGTGGGTAGTGGACCTGAACGATTtgattcttttttaaatgcaCTTAAGCCATtagatatatatgaaaacaatgaagaatatatttataaagttTTAGAAagttatttgaaaaaaaatcctCATTTAAATTCCAAGTTTAATATCGAATTTGATTAcgattatttatataagggaaaaaatgatgaaaatattgttaagaaaaaaaaagaatatattacaGATATATTAGTTCATGATGGAGCTCGTCCATTTCTTTCGGagtttgatttttttaatttaatttatcaatCAAGTTTGGGAAAAAATGTCATTTTAGGATCAAAAGCAACAGACACtatcaaattattaaatactaatgaagaagaaaatgatggATATCattcaattaaaaaaactataGATCGGAAAGTAATATTTCAAGCTCAAACACCCCAAATATTTGAAAGCAAAAccttattaaaaattttaccatattttatatcccCTTCAAAATCTACAactacaaataataatacgtTAAGTGATCAAAATAAATCTCAATTTACAGACACCTCCTCTGTTGTTCAATATTTTacgaaaaataaaattattacattGCAAGCAACTTTtccaaattttaaaataacaaCTCCTTCCGATGTTTTTCAATCtgctttttttatgaaatacatttataataGTAATGCAAGCAACGATGCCTATCgcaatttatttaaagaagAATATATCAACTCTGATtcgaattatatattaacaaaccAATTTAacaatttctttttttttgattcattaaataaaaaacaaaaaatgctATACCAACATTTTTACTACAAACATGCCTACAATAATATACTAGCTTCAGACAAtgatttgaaaaataaataa
- a CDS encoding ras-related protein Rab-5C, putative, translating into MDHYLSNINNDGKYDANQNSNANKVFNFKLVLLGDTSVGKSCIVVRFAKNEFYEYQESTIGAAFMTQLIDIGECTIKFEIWDTAGQERYRSLAPMYYRGAAAAVIVYDITNKKSFEGAKGWIHELKSVHSNDIVIALAGNKCDLEKNRVIDKELAESFANSNNILFIETSAKTGTNVNDLFLKIAKKLPRNKKDKDTFGGIQINSTEETSKKCC; encoded by the exons atggatcaTTACTTATCgaacataaataatgatggTAAATATGACGCTAACCAAAATTCGAATGCCAATAAAGTTTTCAATTTCAAGCTGGTTCTACTAG gaGATACATCAGTAGGGAAATCATGTATAGTTGTCCGATTTgctaaaaatgaattttatGAATACCAGGAATCGACTATTGGTG CTGCATTTATGACTCAACTAATTGATATTGGAGAATGtacaataaaatttgaaatatgGGATACAGCCGg ACAAGAAAGATATCGAAGTTTAGCACCTATGTATTAtag GGGTGCAGCAGCAGCAGTTATTGTATATGAcattacaaataaaaaatcatttGAAGGTGCAAAGGGCTGGATCCATGAACTAAAATCAGTTCATTCAAACGACATTGTGATAG CACTAGCAGGAAATAAATGcgatttagaaaaaaacagGGTCATTGACAaagaa cTAGCTGAGTCCTTTGCTAATAGCaacaatattttgttcattgAAACATCAGCAAAAACAGGAACCAACGTTAacgatttatttttgaaaatag ctAAAAAGCTACCTCGCAACAAAAAAGACAAAGATACGTTTGGTGGAATTCAG ATTAACAGTACTGAAGAAACCTCTAAAAAATGCTGTTAA
- a CDS encoding carbon catabolite repressor protein 4, putative has product MYRGNKIRVGTLNIFNKFCYNNTKNVLSNSFEYANNSNRRNLLYDYLLNNSLDIVCLQEVDSFMINKINTKFQNLGFAFDFPSNYITPSASSNNCCIIYKKDFKLLSKKNFDLNESVQKHFAKYSSESQCEIQDAFLIELKKRQSLATMIILELSTSNTFIGICNCHIHWNPSYPDIKLFHTYLIIKEFYKFIENNFPDFPLIPLLLIGDFNSTPFLQSDKNLKDTSTLSGVYELITTGKLLKSHEHHPAVLRKNTTLEIYHDLIVDPFKSIFNDVNGKEPLFTNKTKLFSGCIDYIFYKGLVPLSAQIIPNDIENIESLPTQTYPSDHALLIADIFVV; this is encoded by the exons atgtatagaggaaataaaattaggGTTGGGActctaaatattttcaataaattttgttacAATAATACTAAAAATGTATTGAGTAATTCATTTGAATATGCTAACAATAGTAATCGTCGAAATTTACTTTATGACTATTTACTCAACAACTCACTTGATATAGTATGCTTACAA GAAGTGGACTCAtttatgataaataaaattaataccaaatttcaaaatttagGTTTTGCCTTTGATTTCCCATCAAATTATATTACACCATCAGCTAGCAGTAACAACtgttgtattatttataa aaaaGATTTCAAATTgttaagtaaaaaaaatttcgaTCTTAATGAATCAGTACAAAAACATTTTGCAAAATATTCGTCAGAAAGCCAGTGTGAA ATACAAGATGCGTTCTTaatagaattaaaaaagagaCAAAGTCTTGCTACTATGATTATACTCGAATTATCAact agcaATACATTTATAGGAATATGCAATTGTCATATACATTGGAATCCTTCTTATCCTGATATCAAATTGTTTCATAcctatttaattataaaagaattttataaatttattgaaaataatttcccTGATTTTCCACTTATTCCGTTACTATTAATTGGAGATTTTAATTCTACACCATTTTTG CAATCAGACAAAAATTTGAAAGACACTTCTACACTTAGTGGTGTATACGA attGATAACCACAGGGAAATTGCTAAAGAGTCATGAACACCATcca gCTGTGCTACGAAAAAATACAACATTGGAAATATATCATGATTTAATTGTAGACCCATTTAAAAGCATTTTCAATGAT GTAAATGGAAAGGAGCCTCTTTTTACAAACAAAACTAAGTTATTTAGTGGATGCattgattatattttttataaaggGCTCGTTCCTTTATCTGCCCAAATTATCCCAAATGATATaga GAATATAGAAAGTTTACCAACACAAACATATCCATCAGACCATGCTCTACTAATAGCAGACATATTTGTTGTTTGA
- a CDS encoding centrin-1, putative, with amino-acid sequence MNRKNQNMIRSANTRNKRNELNDEQKLEIKEAFDLFDTNGTGRIDAKELKVAMRALGFEPKKEDIRKIISDVDKDGSGTIDFNDFLDIMTIKMSERDPKEEILKAFRLFDDDETGKISFKNLKRVAKELGENITDEEIQEMIDEADRDGDGEINEEEFMRIMKKTNLF; translated from the exons atgaatagaaaaaatcaaaatatgataaGAAGCGCAAATACTCGcaataaaagaaatgaaCTAAATGATGAACAAAAGTTAGAAATAAAGGAAGCCTTTGACCTTTTTGATACAAATGGAACTG GCAGAATTGATGCAAAGGAATTAAAAGTGGCCATGAGAGCCTTGGGTTTCGAGCCAAAAAAGGAAgat atacgaaaaataatatctgATGTTGATAAAGACGGATCAGGTACTATAGATTTCAATGATTTCTTGGATATAAtgacaataaaaatg AGTGAAAGAGATCCAAAGGAAGAAATATTGAAAGCCTTTAGGTTATTTGATGATGATGAAACTGGAAAGATATCCTTCAAA aaTTTAAAGCGTGTTGCCAAGGAGCTTGGCGAAAATATAACTGACGAGGAAATCCAAGAG ATGATTGATGAAGCAGATCGAGATGGAGATGGGgaaataaatgaagaagaaTTTATGAGGATTATGaagaaaacaaatttattctaa